Below is a window of bacterium DNA.
GCCCCGGCCGAATCATGCGGGCGGCCAGCATGGGCACCAGCGTGAAGCTGACCACCAGCGAGAACATGGTGGCATAGACGACGGTCAGGCCGAACTGCAGGAAGATGCGACCGATGACGCCGCTCATGAAGGCGATCGGCGTGAACACGACGACGCTGGAGGTCGAGGCGAGCACCGTGATGCCACTTCCTTCATGCCGCGCTCGGCGGCTCGAACTGCTCCACGCCTTCCCGCACCAACCGGCCGATGTTCTCCAGAACCACGATTGAGTTGGTGACCAGCGTTCCCACCGAGATGCCGAGCGCCATCAGCGACATGACGTTGAGCGTGAAGCCGGACGACTGCATCAGCATGAACGTGGCGACGACCGAGATGGGCATGGCCACCGCGGCAATCAACGTCTGCCGCCAGTCGTGCAGGAACACGAACAGCAGCACGCCCGCCAGCAGGATGCCGAGGGCCAGGTTCGTGAGCACGTCCCGGACGGAATCGCGCACGAAGCCCGCGTTCTCCGAGACCTGCTCCAGGCGGTAGTCGGACGGCAGTTCGGACCGCAGCTTCTCCACGGCCTCCTGCACGCCGGCAACCACCTTGACGGTGTTGCCGTCGCTGCGCTTCTGGACGCCGATGCCGATGACCGGCTGGCCCTTCCACTCGGCCATCTCGCGCAGTTCGGCCGTGGCGTCGCGGACGACGGCCACTTCCGACAGCGGGATGGACTGGCCGCCGGCGATCGGCAGCCGGAACTGGGCCAGCTCGGCCGGGTCGCGCACCTCGCCGCGCAGGCGCACGTTGATCTCGCCGGCGCCGCGCGTGATGTGCCCGGCCGGGACGTTCAGGTTGGCGGCGGACATCAGGCGCACCACGTCGAGCAGCGTGAGCCCGTAGGCGCGCAGGCGCTCGGCGTCCACATCGACCCGCACTTCGCGCTCGCGCGCGCCGGTCACCACGACCTCGGCCACGCCGTCGACGCGGCTCAGGCGCTCGGAAATGACCTGGTCGACGGTCCGGTAGACCTCGTCGAGAGGACGGTCGGCCGATACGGCCAGGTTGATGACCGGCTCGCCGCCGATGTCGTACTTGGCGATCACCGGGTCGTCGGCATCCTCGGGCAGCTCCGAGCGGATGCGGTCGATCTTGTCCTTCACGTCGATCGCGGCCTGGTCCTGGCTCACCTGCAGCGCGAACTGGATGATGACCTGCGAGACGCTCTCACGCGATGTGGAGGTCAGTTCCTCGATGTTCGCCAGGGTCGACACCTGGTCCTCGATGCGCTTGGTGACCTGCGACTCGATCTCGCCCGGCGCCGCGCCCGGGTAGACCGTGGTGACCACGATGACCGGGTAGTCGATGCGGGGCATCAGTTCCAGGTTCAGCGCGCGATACCCGTTCCAGCCCAGGTAGAGCATGGCGACCATGAGCATGGTCGTCAGCACGGGTCGCCGCACGAATGCGCTCAGCATGGACATCTCAGCCCTCCACGCGGCGGACGCGGTCGCCGTCGCTCAACCGGCTCTGCCCGAAGCGCACGACCTGCTCGCCGGCGTCCAGGCCCGACGTGATCTCGACGAAGTCGGGGTCGCTGGCGCCGATCGTGACCGGGCGCTTGCGGGCCACGTCGTCGGCGCCCACCACGAACAGGGCGTTGCCGTCGACGAGCGCCGCGGCCGGCACGCGGACCACGTCGGTGCGCGCGCCGGTGCGCACGCGGGATCGAGACCAGCAGGCCGGGCACGAGCCGTCCGTCGGTTGGCGAAGAGGGCTTCCCGGCCAGGAGATGGGTCTTCGGGTCGGCACGCAGGTCGAGGCGCGCGACTTCGCCCTGACGCAGGGAGCCGTCGGGCGCGTCCCACGCCACCGGCTGGCCCACGGCCAGTTCGAGCGCCTGCCGGCTGCCGGCGGTGAAGTGGACCTTCACGTCGTCGGTCCGCGCGATCCAGACCAGGGGCTTGCCGGCCTCCCGCCACGTCACCCGTGTTGGCGACGATGCCGGCCACGATGCCGTCCTGCGTGGCGACGAGCGAGGTGCTGCCCTCCACGTCCTGCAGTTCGGCGGCCGCCACCTTCAGCCGGGTCTCGGCCTGGTCCAGCGCCTGGTCGCTGATCGCGCCCTGGGCATGCAGCGCGCGCAGGCGTTGCACGTCCTTCACCAGGTTCTCGTGGTTGGCCCGCGCGCGGGCGTAGCTGTGGACCATCGGCGTCGGAGCCTCGCGCGCCAGGCGCACGATGACATCGCCGGCGCGCACCTTGTCGCCTTCGTGCACGTTGATGGCCGTGATGCGCAGCGCATTTGTCGAGGTCACCGCATACTGCACCACGCCCTCGACCGTGCCGGCCAGCGGCAGCCAGCGCTCGCGGTCGCCGCGGTCGGCCGCCACCAGTTCGACGGGCTTGCCCGACGCTGCCTGCGTCGATTCCAGGCTGGCCGGCGCCTCGGCGCTCGAGAGTGCATTGAAGCGGACCGCGAACGCGGCAATCGTCAGCACGGCGATCGTCGCCAGGATGGCCGGGGTCCTCGGGATGCGGGTCTTCATGAGTCGGCTCCTGTGCTGCCGACCGCCAGTTCCAGGGCGGCCTGTGCGAGGTTCGAGGCGTGAAGGGCGGAGGCCAGCTGGGCGCGGGAGGTGGCCAGGGCGCGTTCGGCGTCCAGGCGTTCGAGCGGGGTGCCCACGCCGTTGTCGAGGCGGACGACTGCCAGGCGGTGTGTCTCCTGCGCCAGGCGCACGGTTTCCTGCGCACCGGACAGCGCCGCGAGCGCACTCTCCAGCGACAGCGCGGCCCGCCGCACGGCCAGTTCGCGGTCGCGCAGCGCGCTCGAGTTCAAGGCGGGTCCCGCGCAGCCACCACGGCGGCCAGCGCGCGCAACTCGGGGCTGCCGGCGCGCATGCGGGCCAACAGGTCGTCGAGCGGCGCCGGTGACGGCGCTGCCGCCAGCGTGTCGGCCGGCGCCACCTCGGCGCCGCAGACGCGCGACAACTGGAGATCGGCCAGCGCGAGCCGGTTGCGCGCCTGCACCAGCCGCGGGCGATGGTTGGCCAGTTCGACGTCGGCACGCTGCCCGTCGAAGCGACTGGTCGTTCCCTGCTCGACACCCAGCCCGGCCAGGCGCGCGGCCTCGGCCGTCTCGGCCAGCGCCAGTTCGGCGTTCGCCAGTTCGGCCCGCGCCAGCAGCGCATCGCCGTACGACACCGCCGCCAGGTAGCGCACGTAGTCGCGCACGGCCACTTCGCGGTACCGGGCGGCGTCGACCCCGCCGCGCGCGGCGCTTTCGGCCGCCGCCAGGCGACCGGAGGTCCAGAGGTTGATGCGGGCCGTCAGGGCGATGCCCAGCTCGAGGTCCTGCCCCATCTCCAGGCGCGTGACACCGCCGAACGCGGCGCCCAGGTCGGGCGGCAGGAACATCACCGGC
It encodes the following:
- a CDS encoding efflux RND transporter permease subunit; this encodes MSMLSAFVRRPVLTTMLMVAMLYLGWNGYRALNLELMPRIDYPVIVVTTVYPGAAPGEIESQVTKRIEDQVSTLANIEELTSTSRESVSQVIIQFALQVSQDQAAIDVKDKIDRIRSELPEDADDPVIAKYDIGGEPVINLAVSADRPLDEVYRTVDQVISERLSRVDGVAEVVVTGAREREVRVDVDAERLRAYGLTLLDVVRLMSAANLNVPAGHITRGAGEINVRLRGEVRDPAELAQFRLPIAGGQSIPLSEVAVVRDATAELREMAEWKGQPVIGIGVQKRSDGNTVKVVAGVQEAVEKLRSELPSDYRLEQVSENAGFVRDSVRDVLTNLALGILLAGVLLFVFLHDWRQTLIAAVAMPISVVATFMLMQSSGFTLNVMSLMALGISVGTLVTNSIVVLENIGRLVREGVEQFEPPSAA
- a CDS encoding biotin/lipoyl-binding protein; the encoded protein is MKTRIPRTPAILATIAVLTIAAFAVRFNALSSAEAPASLESTQAASGKPVELVAADRGDRERWLPLAGTVEGVVQYAVTSTNALRITAINVHEGDKVRAGDVIVRLAREAPTPMVHSYARARANHENLVKDVQRLRALHAQGAISDQALDQAETRLKVAAAELQDVEGSTSLVATQDGIVAGIVANTGDVAGGRQAPGLDRADRRREGPLHRRQPAGARTGRGPAGGVGRARRLPASGRSRAPRPACRPEDPSPGREALFANRRTARARPAGLDPACAPARAPTWSACRPRRSSTATPCSWWAPTTWPASARSRSAPATPTSSRSRRAWTPASRSCASGRAG
- a CDS encoding TolC family protein, whose product is MNSSALRDRELAVRRAALSLESALAALSGAQETVRLAQETHRLAVVRLDNGVGTPLERLDAERALATSRAQLASALHASNLAQAALELAVGSTGADS
- a CDS encoding TolC family protein codes for the protein MNRLMCCVAAVLWAGAVAAQTPVTRDEAVRLALGGDQTVQQATQAVLAAVANLADARSGRLPTLDLAAQYAANLKKPVMFLPPDLGAAFGGVTRLEMGQDLELGIALTARINLWTSGRLAAAESAARGGVDAARYREVAVRDYVRYLAAVSYGDALLARAELANAELALAETAEAARLAGLGVEQGTTSRFDGQRADVELANHRPRLVQARNRLALADLQLSRVCGAEVAPADTLAAAPSPAPLDDLLARMRAGSPELRALAAVVAARDPP